GCAGCCGAGAGCAGCGACCCGTGGAATAACGCGGGAACCGGTCACTCCGCGCTCTGTGAGCTCAATTACACCCCCGAGAACTCGGACGGCACGGTCGACATCAAGAAGGCCGTCAACGTCAACGAGCAGTTCCAGGTGTCCCGTCAGTTCTGGGCACACGCTGTCGAGCAGGGCGTGTTGACGCAGCCCAAGGAATTCATCAACCCCATCGCACACGTGAGCTTCGTTCACGGCGAGGCCAACGCCAAGTACCTGCGTGCTCGCTACGACGCACTTGCCGGCCACCCGCTCTTCCGCGGCATGGAGTACATCGACGATCCGGCCGAGTTCACCAAGCGCCTGCCGCTGATGGCAAAGGGCCGCGACTTCTCGGATCCCATCGCCCTCAACTGGAGCCAGGACGGCACCGACGTCGACTTCGGAGCGCTCACCAAGCAGCTCGTCGGCTACATCGGCAAGACCGGCGGCAACATGTACTTCGGTCACGAGGTCACCAACCTCACGCAGAACTCCGACAAGACGTGGACCGTCAAGGTCACCAACCGTCGCACCGGTGAAAAGCGCGTCGTGCGTTCACGATTCGTCTTCGTCGGCGCCGGTGGTGGCGCTCTGCATCTGCTGCAGAAGTCGGGCATCAAGGAAGCCAAGGGCTTCGGCGGATTCCCCGTCAGCGGCGCGTTCCTGCGGTGCACCAACCCCGACTTGATCGACCAGCACAGCGCCAAGGTCTACGGCAAAGCTGCCGTCGGCGCTCCGCCCATGTCGGTTCCGCACCTCGACACGCGTGTCATCGGCAACAAGCCGGGCCTGCTGTTCGGACCGTACGCCGGCTGGTCACCCAAGTTCCTCAAGCAGGGTCGTGTCACGGACCTGCCCGGTTCGGTCAAGCCCAACAACATCCTCTCGATGCTCGGCGTCGGCGTCAGCGAACTCGGCCTGGTCAAGTACCTGGTCAGCGAGCTCACCAAGAGTGAAACCGGACGTATCTGGGATCTGCGTGAATTTGCACCCAAGGCCGAGACCAAGGACTGGGAGCTCATCACCGCAGGTCAGCGCGTCCAGGTGATTCGCCGGGCCAAGGGCAAGGGCGGCGTCCTCGAATTCGGTACCGCTGTCGTGGCTGCCGAGGACGGCTCGATCGCCGGCCTGCTCGGTGCCTCTCCCGGCGCGTCGACGGCTGTTCCCGCGATGCTCGACGTCCTCGAGCGCTGCTTCCCGACCGAATTCCAGGGCTGGAAGGGCAAGCTGCGCGAGATGGTTCCGTCCATCGGCGTCAAGCTCACCGACAACGAGGGACTTTTCAACCAGGTCTGGGATTGGTCCTCGAAGGTGCTCGAGCTCGATTCCGCGTCATCAACTGTTTCCCTTCCGGTCGCGGAAACCGCTGCAACTGTGTGATAGTCGCACCCATGACGGCAACAGCAGCATTGAAGCGTTCATGGGCACTCGACCTCGACAACAAGACTTTCTACGAGTTGTTGAAGCTTCGGGTAGAAGTATTTGTCGTCGAGCAGGCCTGCCCGTACCCCGAGTTGGACGGGCGGGACCTGCTGACGGAAACCCGCCACTTCTGGCTGGAGCAGGACGGCGAAGTGGTGTGCACACTCCGCCTCCTCGAAGAGCACGACGACGGTAAGAAGAGCTTCCGCATCGGTCGACTCTGCACGTCGCACGCGGCACGCGGACAGGGCCACACGACGCGATTGTTGCAAGCTGCACTGGCAGAAGTGGGCGAGGCGCCGTGCCGCATCAATGCCCAGACCTATCTGGTCGACATGTACAGCAAGCACGGCTTCAAGGCTGACGGCGAAGAGTTTGTCGAGGACGGTATTCCGCACACCCCGATGCGCCGCGGTGGCGGCGAGCCGTTCGTGCTGGCCAGCTGAATCATTGATGCACTAGACCCAGTCGGCTCACACAATTGTGGGCCGACTAGGGTTTTTTCGATACCGAATGCTCGCGGGGAAGTCCTGTTCGATTCAGGTGCGGTCCCGCCACTGTAAAGATCTCCCGAGATCTCAGCCAGATTGCCGCGACATTCGGATGAAGCCAAGTTCTCGGCGAGGAAACCGAGAGGTGGAGGGATGTCGACGTGCGGGTAGAAGACGATCAGGCGGCGGTGGCGGGTTTCCCGTTCAGCGCGGTGGTGGGCCAGGACCAACTGCGGTTGGCGTTGATCCTCTGCGCGGTACACCCCGGAATCGGTGGCGTACTGGTTCGCGGCGAAAAGGGCACGGCAAAATCCACCGTCGTGCGCGCCTTGACGGCTTTGCTGCCGGCCGTCGACGACGCCGGTGTGAGACGTCCCGCCAGGCTGGTCGAACTGCCCGTCGGGGCAACGGAAGACCGTGTCATCGGCTCGATCGACCTCGAAAAGGTATTGCGCGACGGTGAGCGCGCCTTCCAGCCCGGACTGCTGGCCGCGGCGCATCAGGGTGTTCTGTACGTCGACGAGGTGAACCTTCTCCACGATCATCTGGTTGACGTTCTTCTCGACGCAGCCGCGATGGGTCGAGTGCATGTCGAGCGGGACGGGATTTCGCACTCACACGCCGCGAAGTTCGTCCTCGTCGGAACGATGAATCCCGAAGAGGGAGAACTGCGTCCACAGCTCCTGGATCGTTTTGGTCTTGCAGTGGACGTGTCCGCATCTCGCGACGTGGATGTGCGGATGGAGGTAGTGCGCCGACGCCTCGACTACGAACGCGATCCGCAGGCGTTTGCCGACCGCTACGCCCCGGCCGATCAGGAATTGGCCGCCGAAATCCTTTCTGCGCGTATCCGACTGGAGGACGTGGAGCTGAGCAACCGAGAACTGCGGCGGATTGCGTCGTTGTGCGCGTCCTTCGACGTCGACGGTATGCGCGCCGATCTTGTCCTCGCGCGTACTGCTACCGCTCATGCTGCGTGGCGTGGTGGGACCGAGGTCACCGAGGAAGACGTACGAGTCGCGGCGGAATTGACTCTGCCGCATCGCCGCCGACGCGATCCCTTCGACGAGCCGGGCCTCGATCAGCAGCAACTCGACGATGCGATGCATCGGGCCGACGAGGATGCTCGGGCCGGCGAGCCGGAACCGCCCGAGAATCCTGAGCCCGAATCAGGCAGCGGCGAACCCGAGGGCGGCGAACCCGAAGACGGGGGCCCGGATGACGACGGCCCGGACGATGACGGGCCGCAGGATGATCCGGACGGTCCGGGTGGGGGAGTGCGCGCCACCGATCGGCCGTCCGCCCCGCCGAGTAGCCAGTTCAAGGCCAAACTTCTCGAAGTTCCCGGCGTCGGGGAAGGTGCGCCCGGCCGGCGTTCACGATCCACGTCGTCACGTGGACGCGTCGTGCGGTCGACCACCGATCGCGGGCACGGTCTGCACCTGACGAGCACAGTGTTTGCCGCTGCGGAATCGCAGGTTGCGCGTGGCCGCACGGCGGGCCGTCTGCGATTGGCGCCGGCTGATCTGCGCGGCGCCATTCGTGAAGGGCGCGAAGGCAATCTGATCGTGTTCGTGGTGGACGCGTCGGGGTCGATGGCGGCGCGCGACCGACTTTCCGCGGTGACCGGCGCCGTGGTCTCGCTGCTCCGCGACGCCTATCAGCGCCGCGACAAGGTGGCCGTCATCACCGTCCGGGGCCGCGAAGCCGAACTGGTTCTGCCGCCGACGTCATCCGTGGACATCGCGGTTCGCCGGTTGCAATCCATGCGAACCGGTGGCAAATCGCCACTCGCAGAAGGATTCTTGCGTGCCCGTGAGGTGATTCTGCGCGAACGGCTCCGGGATCCGCAGCGCCGCGCACTCATGGTTGCGTTGACCGACGGCCGTGCCACCGGCGGCAAGGACGCGCTGCACCGCGCGCGTGTCGCCGCGCACCTGCTCGCCGACGCATCGGTTGCCTCGATCGTGGTGGACTGCGAAACCGGGCTTGTCCGTTTGGGATTGGCCGCAGAATTGGCCCGAGAACTACGAGGCGGATGCGTCCGTCTTGCCGAATTGTCAGCGCAGCAGGTCGCGGGTGTCGTCCGCGCCGCAGCCTAACGTTTTCATTTCAGGAGATCACCATGCCTAAAGGCGTTCCCGATACTGTTCCCGACGACGGCTTGACCACACGCCAGCGTCGTAACGCGCCGGTGCTTGCCGTCCACACCGGACCTGGCAAGGGCAAGTCCACCGCCGCGTTCGGGATGGCACTGCGCGCCTGGAACCAGGGATTCGACATCGGCGTCTTCCAGTTCGTGAAGAGCGCAAAGTGGAAAGTCGGCGAAGAAGCCGCGTTCCGCGCACTCGGAAACCTGCACGACGAGAGTGGCGTCGGTGGCCCGGTGCAGTGGCACAAGATGGGAGAGGGCTGGTCCTGGACTCGTAAGGCCGGCAGCGAGGAAGATCACGCCGCTGCTGCAGCGGAGGGATGGCAGGAGATCGCCAGGCGCCTCGCCGACGAAACGCACCGCTTCTACGTCCTCGACGAGTTCACCTACCCGCTCAAGTGGGGATGGGTCGACGTCGACGAGGTTGTGCAGACGTTGCGCGATCGACCGGGAAATCAGCATGTGGTGATCACCGGGCGGGACGCGCCGCAGGCGTTGATCGACGCAGCCGACCTGGTGACCGAGATGACCAAGATCAAGCACCCGATGGACGCCGGCCGAAAGGGCCAGCGAGGCATCGAATGGTGAGTTCGTCCACGCCGGCCGTAGTTATCGCCGCACCCGCATCGGGTAGCGGAAAGACCACGGTGGCAACGGGGCTGATCGGTGCTCTCCGGCGCTCCGGTAGCAGTGTGGCACCGTTCAAGGTGGGCCCGGATTACATCGACCCCGGCTATCACGGACTCGCGGCGGGAAGGCCGGGACGTAATCTCGACACGGTCCTTGTCGGCGAAGAACGCATAGCGCCGCTCTATCAGCACGGCACCGCCGACTGCGATATCGCCGTGGTCGAAGGCGTCATGGGCCTGTTCGACGGCAAGATCGACGAAGCCAATGTGCAGGCATCGGCGGAAGGGTCGACGGCGCAGGTGGCCGCGGTTCTGGGCGCACCGGTTGTTCTGGTCATCGACGCCCGCGGCCACAGTCAGAGCCTGGCCGCTGTGTTGCACGGATTTGCCACCTACGACTCGAGCGTGCGGATCGGCGGCGTCATCCTCAACCGCGTCGGCAGTGCCCGGCACGAGCAGGTTCTGCGCCACGCGTGCGACAAGGTCGGGATACCGGTACTCGGAGTTGTGCCGCGCCTGGCCGAGTTGGAGGTGCCGTCACGTCACCTGGGGTTGATCCCGGCTGCCGAGCACGGCACCGCGGCAGTCGCCGCGGTAGACGCGATGTCGGAGTTGATCGCAACTCACGTCGATCTCAGCTCCGTGCGCGCTCTGGCCGCGTCGAATGTTGGTGCACCTGCCTGGAATCCGGTGCAGGAGGTGGGGGAGCGTCCCGGCTCGCGGCCTGTGGTGGCGATGGCGGGCGGACCGGCTTTCACCTTCGGATACGCCGAACATCGTGAGCTTCTCACCGCCGCCGGCGCGGATGTGCAGGTATTCGATCCGCTGCGCGACGAATTGCCCTCCGGTACTGCCGCTTTGGTACTTCCCGGCGGATTTCCGGAGGAGCATGCTGTTGACCTGGCGTCGAACACTGCTCTGCTGGCGCAAGTACGAGAATTGGCTGACGGCGGTGCGCCCATCCACGCGGAGTGCGCCGGACTGCTCTACCTCGCCCGCAGCCTCGACGGTCATGCGATGGCCGGAGTTGTCGGCGTCGACGCAGTTTTCGGGAAACGACTCACACTCGGCTATCGCGAAGCGGTGGCGTTGAGTGACTCGAGCCTTTTCGAGGCGGGTTCGCGTGTCGCCGGACACGAATTTCACCGCACCTCTCTCGTCAGTGCCGACGCCGACGGATGCGCGAGCGCGTGGGGTTGGCGACCGTGGGACGGCGGCGCAGTGCGCGAGGGATTTGTTCGCGGCGGAGTTCACGCGTCGTATCTCCACACGCATCCGGCCGGCCGGCCGAGTTCGATTGCCACTTTTGTCGAGGCTGCTCGTGCCTGAGGTATACGTCGGCGTCGGATTCACGACGTCGGCCACCGCTGCCGAGATCGTCGACGCCGTGCGAGGCGCCGCGCCGCAGGACTCGACAGTCGTTGGCCTTGCCACTTCCGTCGGGAGAGCCTGCGCCCCGGCACTGATCGATGCCGCGAAGATCCTTGCAGTCGACGTCACGGCGTATACCGCGGAAGAACTTGCAGCCGTGCCCGTGCCGTCACCGTCATCGCGCGTCCACCAGGCTGTGGGTACCGCCAGCGTTGCGGAGGCGGCAGCGATCCTGGCATCCGGTCACGGACCTCTGGCGGTGGGTAAGACCTCGACCGGTGCGGTGACCGTCGCCGTGGCCAGTAAAGTTCCCCCAGCGAGCACAAAGATCGACGATGAAATGGAGTGCGAGTGAGCGAGCCCACCGCAGACGAGACCAACTACCTGGTCGGACTCAACCTGACCGATCGACGCGTTGTCGTATTCGGCGGCGGGACGGTCGCTCAGCGCCGCCTCGGCCTGCTGGTCGCGTCGGGCGCAGCAGTTCACGTGATCAGTCGTGAGGTCACGCCGGCAGTCGAGGGCATGGCAACGGCAGGACAGATCACAGTCGAGCTGCGTCCGTACCAGGAAGGTGACCTCGAGGGTGCCTGGTACGCCATCGCGTCGACCGACGAGCCCGAAACCAACGCGGCAATCGTCGCGGAGGCCGAGCGTCGTCGCATCTTCTGTGTGCGCGCCGACAACGCCAAGCACGGCACCGCCGTCACGCCCGCCAGCGCCGAGTACGACGGTATGAGCATCGGCATCCTGGCCGGCGGCGATCATCGTCGTTCGGCAGCCGTCCGTACCGCCGTGGTCGAAGGACTGCAGTCCGGTGTCCTCGCGGATACGGCAGAACCGGCAGCGCCCGGCGTGGCACTGGTCGGCGGTGGCCCCGGCGACCCGGATCTGATCACCGTGCGCGGTCGACGATTGCTGGCCCGCGCCGACGTTGTTGTTGCCGATCGCCTGGCGCCGCCGGAGTTGCTGGCCGAGCTCGGACCCGACGTCGAGGTCATCGACGCCGCGAAGATTCCGTACGGCCGGGCCATGGCACAGGAAGCCATCAACGCGGCGCTGATCGACAACGCGAAGGCCGGAAAGTTTGTCGTGCGGCTCAAGGGCGGCGACCCTTACGTCTTCGGTCGTGGCTACGAAGAACTCGAGGCGTGTGCCGCAGCGGGTGTGCCGGTGACGGTAGTGCCCGGAATCACGAGCGCGATTTCCGTGCCGTCGGCAGCCGGTATTCCCGTCACGCATCGCGGTGTCACTCACGAGTTTGTCGTCGTGAGTGGGCACGTTGCTCCCGATCATCCGGATTCGCTGGTCGACTGGTCGGCTTTGGCGAAGCTGCGCGGCACGATCGTGCTGCTCATGGCCGTCGAACGCATCGATCAGTTCGCGGCTGCACTCATCGAAGGTGGGCGAGCCGCGAGCACTCCGGTCACTGTGATCCAGGAGGGCACACTGCGTACGCAACGTGAGGTGCGGGCCGATCTGGCGACCGTCGCTCAGCGCGTCAAGGATGAAGAGATCAAGCCTCCGGCCATCATCGTGATCGGACCGGTGGCGGGCTTTTCCGTCAACGCTGGGTAACGTGAAGTCTTGTGTCTGATTCCCCAAAATCTGAAACCGCTCAGTCCGCGGCCCCAGCGGTCAATGCTCCGGTAGCGACCCGAGTCATCGGTCTCGCCATTATCGTCCTGAGCGGTTTGCAGATGATGGTGGTGCTCGACGGCACCGTCGCCAACCTTGCGCTCGCGCCACTGCAAGCTGATCTCGGGCTCAGTGACAGCGGCCGAAACTGGGTGCTGACGTCGTATGCCCTGGCGTTCGGCGGGCTCATGTTGCTCGGTGGCCGACTCGGTGACGCGTACGGCCGCAAGAAAATGTTCATCGCGGGCGTCTCGCTGTTCACCGTCGCGTCGCTGCTGTGCGGCCTGGCGCTCAACGAGGGCATGCTGATCGCGGCGCGGGCGCTGCAAGGAGTTGGCGCGGCCGTCGCATCGCCGACGGCCTTTGCCCTGGTTGCCACGACGTTTGCGGCCGGACCGGCGAGAAATCAGGCCATCGCAATTTTTGCCGCGATGACGGGCGTCGGATCGATTGCCGGACTGATCATCGGTGGTGCGCTCACCGAGGTGTCCTGGCGATTGATCTTCCTCATCAACGTTCCTATCGGAATCGTGCTCGTGGGTATGGCATTTCGAGCACTGCGCGAAACAACGCAGACTCGACTCGCTCTGGATGTGCCCGGCGCGATTCTTGCCACGCTCGGCTGCACCGGCATTGTTTTTGCATTGACCGAAGGCCCGGAAATGGGCTGGGGGAGCGTCGCCGTTATCGGTGCGTTGGTTGCCGGACTGATCGCTCTCGGAGCGTTTCTGTTCGTGGAACGCACCGCCCGGAATCCGTTGCTCCCGTTCTCGTTGTTCGCCGACCGGAACCGCGTTGCGACGTTCCTGGCGATCTTCTTCGTCGGTGGCGCGATGTTCAGCATGACCGCGTTTGTTGCGCTCTTCGTGCAGGACATCATGGAGTACTCGCCGCTGCGCGCAGGTTTGGCATTCATCCCGTTTGCCATCGGTTTGGGCGCGGCAGCAACTGTCGCGTCGAAGCTGGCGGTCCGTGTTCAACCCCGATGGCTCGTGCTGACCGGTGTACTGATCATGATCGTCGGACTTCTCTACGGCTCCACCCTCGACTCCAGTTCCACGTACCTTGCCAATCTTTTTGTCCCCGTCATCGGCATCGGATTCGGTATCGGACTGGCGATGGTGCCGCTGCCGCTGTGCGCGATCGCCGGCGTTCCCGAGACGGAGATCGGCCCGTTGACGGCCATCTCCCAAGTTGCTCAGACGCTCGGCGGCCCGCTCGCGCTGTCGGTCATCGGCGCGATGGCGACGTCGAAAACTCTCTCGCTCGGCGGCATTTCGGGTAAGGCAGCCGATATGAATCCGACCCAGTTGATCGCCCTCGGCGAGGGATACACCTTTGCTCTTGTCGGCTGCGCGATCTGCGCGGTTCTCGCCGGCATTGCGGCCGTGTGCATCAGATTCACCCCCGCCCAGGTGGCCCAGGCGCAGGCTGCGGAGAAGGCAGCTCAGGGAATCAGCTGATCAGCCCTGTTTTTGTGCGTCGCGTCTGGATACGATCTAACTGAGGGCCGAGCTTCCCGACGGATCGGAGTGCCGTGATGCGGATCGCGGATATCTTGCGCAACAAGGGCAACAGCATCGTCACCATCAACGCTCATACCACCGTCAACGCGTTGCTGTGCGATCTTGCCCGCCACAACATCGGTGCCATGGTCGTCCTCGACGGTGACGCTGTTGTCGGAATCATCTCCGAGCGCGATGTCGTGCGGCGCTTGCATGAGCGGGGTCCTGAACTGCTGGCCATCGAAGTGTCCGAGGTGATGACAGCGCTGATGTACACGTGCGTGCCGGCTGATTCCGTGGACAGCATCGCCGCGATCATGACCGAACGACGCATCCGCCACCTGCCGGTCATCGAAGACGGGGAGCTGCTGGGAATCGTCAGCATCGGCGACGTCGTCAAGAGTCGGATCGACGAGTTGCAAAGCGAGCGCGATCACCTCGAGTCGTACATCGACCAGGGCTGATCGAGGGGTTGTCTCACGGTGACTACTCTCGTGTGATGGCAGCAATCCAGGATTCCACAGCAGGCACGGCCACCACCGTGGCCGGCCTCGAGAGCACTTTCGCTGACGAGTTGAGCGCATTGACAGTGCCGTGGCAAGGTGCCGCTGCGCCTGATCCGCAGTTGCTCGTCGTGAACGAGCCGCTGGCTGCGTCGTTGCAGTTGGACGTAGAAGGTCTGCGAAGTGTGGACGGGGTTGGCGTCCTGTCCGGGTCGACAGCGCCGGTCGGGGCCAAACCGGTGGCGATGGCGTATGCGGGTCATCAGTTCGGTGGATACGCACCGATTCTCGGGGACGGTCGGGCATTGCTGCTCGGTGAACTCCTGACCAGCGACGGTCGGCGTGTGGATCTCCATCTCAAGGGCTCGGGGCGCACGCCGTTCTCGCGTGGCGGTGACGGGTATGCGGTTGTCGGGCCGATGCTGCGCGAATACCTGGTCAGTGAGGCGATGTATGCGCTCGGTATCCCCACGACGCGCGCGCTGTCGGTGGTGGCGACGGGTCGGGACGTTCGCCGCAGCGGTGCCGAACCCGGTGCCGTGCTTGCGCGGGTCGCATCCAGTCACCTTCGAGTGGGAACCTTCGAGTTCGCGGCCAGGCAAGGTGAGATCTTGCAGCCGCTCGCCGACTACGCGATCGCCCGCCACTATCCGGAGTTGACCGAACTACCGGCGACGGGGGCGAACAATCGCTACCTGAGGTTCCTCGAGGCGGTGGTCGAGGCGCAGGCGTCACTGGTGGCGAGGTGGATGCTCACCGGTTTTGTACACGGGGTGATGAACACCGACAACACGACCATCTCGGGGGAGACCATCGATTACGGTCCCTGTGCCTTCCTCGACGCGTTCGATCCGTCGGCAGTGTTCAGCTCGATCGACGGCGGCGGCCGCTATGCGTTCGGCAATCAGCCCACCGTCCTGAA
The nucleotide sequence above comes from Rhodococcus sp. KBS0724. Encoded proteins:
- a CDS encoding MFS transporter, with translation MSDSPKSETAQSAAPAVNAPVATRVIGLAIIVLSGLQMMVVLDGTVANLALAPLQADLGLSDSGRNWVLTSYALAFGGLMLLGGRLGDAYGRKKMFIAGVSLFTVASLLCGLALNEGMLIAARALQGVGAAVASPTAFALVATTFAAGPARNQAIAIFAAMTGVGSIAGLIIGGALTEVSWRLIFLINVPIGIVLVGMAFRALRETTQTRLALDVPGAILATLGCTGIVFALTEGPEMGWGSVAVIGALVAGLIALGAFLFVERTARNPLLPFSLFADRNRVATFLAIFFVGGAMFSMTAFVALFVQDIMEYSPLRAGLAFIPFAIGLGAAATVASKLAVRVQPRWLVLTGVLIMIVGLLYGSTLDSSSTYLANLFVPVIGIGFGIGLAMVPLPLCAIAGVPETEIGPLTAISQVAQTLGGPLALSVIGAMATSKTLSLGGISGKAADMNPTQLIALGEGYTFALVGCAICAVLAGIAAVCIRFTPAQVAQAQAAEKAAQGIS
- the cobA gene encoding uroporphyrinogen-III C-methyltransferase — translated: MSEPTADETNYLVGLNLTDRRVVVFGGGTVAQRRLGLLVASGAAVHVISREVTPAVEGMATAGQITVELRPYQEGDLEGAWYAIASTDEPETNAAIVAEAERRRIFCVRADNAKHGTAVTPASAEYDGMSIGILAGGDHRRSAAVRTAVVEGLQSGVLADTAEPAAPGVALVGGGPGDPDLITVRGRRLLARADVVVADRLAPPELLAELGPDVEVIDAAKIPYGRAMAQEAINAALIDNAKAGKFVVRLKGGDPYVFGRGYEELEACAAAGVPVTVVPGITSAISVPSAAGIPVTHRGVTHEFVVVSGHVAPDHPDSLVDWSALAKLRGTIVLLMAVERIDQFAAALIEGGRAASTPVTVIQEGTLRTQREVRADLATVAQRVKDEEIKPPAIIVIGPVAGFSVNAG
- a CDS encoding cobalamin biosynthesis protein, with translation MPEVYVGVGFTTSATAAEIVDAVRGAAPQDSTVVGLATSVGRACAPALIDAAKILAVDVTAYTAEELAAVPVPSPSSRVHQAVGTASVAEAAAILASGHGPLAVGKTSTGAVTVAVASKVPPASTKIDDEMECE
- a CDS encoding cobyrinate a,c-diamide synthase, with the protein product MVSSSTPAVVIAAPASGSGKTTVATGLIGALRRSGSSVAPFKVGPDYIDPGYHGLAAGRPGRNLDTVLVGEERIAPLYQHGTADCDIAVVEGVMGLFDGKIDEANVQASAEGSTAQVAAVLGAPVVLVIDARGHSQSLAAVLHGFATYDSSVRIGGVILNRVGSARHEQVLRHACDKVGIPVLGVVPRLAELEVPSRHLGLIPAAEHGTAAVAAVDAMSELIATHVDLSSVRALAASNVGAPAWNPVQEVGERPGSRPVVAMAGGPAFTFGYAEHRELLTAAGADVQVFDPLRDELPSGTAALVLPGGFPEEHAVDLASNTALLAQVRELADGGAPIHAECAGLLYLARSLDGHAMAGVVGVDAVFGKRLTLGYREAVALSDSSLFEAGSRVAGHEFHRTSLVSADADGCASAWGWRPWDGGAVREGFVRGGVHASYLHTHPAGRPSSIATFVEAARA
- the cobO gene encoding cob(I)yrinic acid a,c-diamide adenosyltransferase, whose product is MPKGVPDTVPDDGLTTRQRRNAPVLAVHTGPGKGKSTAAFGMALRAWNQGFDIGVFQFVKSAKWKVGEEAAFRALGNLHDESGVGGPVQWHKMGEGWSWTRKAGSEEDHAAAAAEGWQEIARRLADETHRFYVLDEFTYPLKWGWVDVDEVVQTLRDRPGNQHVVITGRDAPQALIDAADLVTEMTKIKHPMDAGRKGQRGIEW
- a CDS encoding VWA domain-containing protein, whose product is MAGFPFSAVVGQDQLRLALILCAVHPGIGGVLVRGEKGTAKSTVVRALTALLPAVDDAGVRRPARLVELPVGATEDRVIGSIDLEKVLRDGERAFQPGLLAAAHQGVLYVDEVNLLHDHLVDVLLDAAAMGRVHVERDGISHSHAAKFVLVGTMNPEEGELRPQLLDRFGLAVDVSASRDVDVRMEVVRRRLDYERDPQAFADRYAPADQELAAEILSARIRLEDVELSNRELRRIASLCASFDVDGMRADLVLARTATAHAAWRGGTEVTEEDVRVAAELTLPHRRRRDPFDEPGLDQQQLDDAMHRADEDARAGEPEPPENPEPESGSGEPEGGEPEDGGPDDDGPDDDGPQDDPDGPGGGVRATDRPSAPPSSQFKAKLLEVPGVGEGAPGRRSRSTSSRGRVVRSTTDRGHGLHLTSTVFAAAESQVARGRTAGRLRLAPADLRGAIREGREGNLIVFVVDASGSMAARDRLSAVTGAVVSLLRDAYQRRDKVAVITVRGREAELVLPPTSSVDIAVRRLQSMRTGGKSPLAEGFLRAREVILRERLRDPQRRALMVALTDGRATGGKDALHRARVAAHLLADASVASIVVDCETGLVRLGLAAELARELRGGCVRLAELSAQQVAGVVRAAA
- the mqo gene encoding malate dehydrogenase (quinone), whose protein sequence is MSNQNAVETKTDVVLVGAGIMSATLGALLRQLQPDWSISTFERLDAVAAESSDPWNNAGTGHSALCELNYTPENSDGTVDIKKAVNVNEQFQVSRQFWAHAVEQGVLTQPKEFINPIAHVSFVHGEANAKYLRARYDALAGHPLFRGMEYIDDPAEFTKRLPLMAKGRDFSDPIALNWSQDGTDVDFGALTKQLVGYIGKTGGNMYFGHEVTNLTQNSDKTWTVKVTNRRTGEKRVVRSRFVFVGAGGGALHLLQKSGIKEAKGFGGFPVSGAFLRCTNPDLIDQHSAKVYGKAAVGAPPMSVPHLDTRVIGNKPGLLFGPYAGWSPKFLKQGRVTDLPGSVKPNNILSMLGVGVSELGLVKYLVSELTKSETGRIWDLREFAPKAETKDWELITAGQRVQVIRRAKGKGGVLEFGTAVVAAEDGSIAGLLGASPGASTAVPAMLDVLERCFPTEFQGWKGKLREMVPSIGVKLTDNEGLFNQVWDWSSKVLELDSASSTVSLPVAETAATV
- a CDS encoding GNAT family N-acetyltransferase, translated to MTATAALKRSWALDLDNKTFYELLKLRVEVFVVEQACPYPELDGRDLLTETRHFWLEQDGEVVCTLRLLEEHDDGKKSFRIGRLCTSHAARGQGHTTRLLQAALAEVGEAPCRINAQTYLVDMYSKHGFKADGEEFVEDGIPHTPMRRGGGEPFVLAS
- a CDS encoding CBS domain-containing protein — protein: MRIADILRNKGNSIVTINAHTTVNALLCDLARHNIGAMVVLDGDAVVGIISERDVVRRLHERGPELLAIEVSEVMTALMYTCVPADSVDSIAAIMTERRIRHLPVIEDGELLGIVSIGDVVKSRIDELQSERDHLESYIDQG
- a CDS encoding YdiU family protein, yielding MAAIQDSTAGTATTVAGLESTFADELSALTVPWQGAAAPDPQLLVVNEPLAASLQLDVEGLRSVDGVGVLSGSTAPVGAKPVAMAYAGHQFGGYAPILGDGRALLLGELLTSDGRRVDLHLKGSGRTPFSRGGDGYAVVGPMLREYLVSEAMYALGIPTTRALSVVATGRDVRRSGAEPGAVLARVASSHLRVGTFEFAARQGEILQPLADYAIARHYPELTELPATGANNRYLRFLEAVVEAQASLVARWMLTGFVHGVMNTDNTTISGETIDYGPCAFLDAFDPSAVFSSIDGGGRYAFGNQPTVLKWNLARFAETLLTLIDSTPDDAISVASAILDTFDERYESHYAAGMAAKLGLVHPIVDRGLVDDLLTLLAQHGADWTGTFRALADELRGNSEPIDDLVPREHIEPWLQRWHGALTEQGRDAVETASAMDRVNPLYIPRNHQLDAALRAATDGDLVPFEKLLEVVTHPFDRREEWSDYTEAAPESFSETFQTFCGT